The DNA region CAATGATAAGtatgatgttgataaaatttaaattcttagAATATaaagattatatattttttttaaatatgagtATTAatgtttgttgattattttgcaggattattaaattaatgaatttaatacaacaatgaaaaatggCTTCAGGAAATTCTGGTTGTTCTGGTACATGTTTATCAGTACCATCAGTATCATCAACACGTTGTGTTAATCTTGAAtttccaccaccaccaccatatCCACCACCTAAAAATGAACAATTACATAATCAACATAATGGTGGTATTGTTGGAGCTGGTGgtggtattaaaaattatcaaaatttaaaaaatacacaaaaattaattcaagattATTCATATGCATGTTATGAGGGTCCTGGACCAAGTAGACCATACTCAAGTAATGGAACAATATTTTATCCAAATTATATTATGGATAATCCTGGATCAAGACAACATTGGGCTGCTGCATATCACCTGCATCGTAAACCACCTGTTAGGGATCCATCTAAACGACACACATACGTTACTCGATATGGAACTGAAGAAAATATCTACGAGGAGATAACCGAGATCAGGTAGagccactttttttttttattttaaaaaacgaacaagattgtaaataaaaaagatagaaTGATTGAGAGAAGAGACCCCTTGCTGctggtttattttttggtattaccttttttttttttttttgcgtccATTTAGAACCATTTAGttcaaaaaatagaaaaaaaaaataaaaataaaaaaaaggaccaCCGGAAAATATCTGGTGACAATGTGGCCTtgtgttcattttatttttacgcttttaaattttgaaagacGTTCATTGTCTAGTTTTCCAtagatttcttttttaaaagaaataaaaataaaaaaaaaaaaaaaacatctttatTGTTTGTTCtaaaatattctttaaaatacttttttaaatttttttattttatttttttatttctattatttatattttttcttttgtcggTAACTAATtgagatttattattatttttttttttttatataatttagcaGACAATGCCAAATGGGTATATCATCGTCAAGACGTTCATTGGTTGCTGAAGAAGTTAGAAGAGTACAATTTGGCCATAGACGTATACTTGGTGAATTAAATTTGAGTGTTGAAGCAATGCTTATGCCAAGTATGAATGAAGATAATGAAGAGCATTGTCAATTATCTgataatcatcaaataaatgatagaaaaaaaaattctagtgcattatttttatgtaatgaTGATTCTATGGCACCAGTTGGTTGTGATTTAGATAGTGGTTTTAGTGGTAGCTCCAGTGCCAGTTATaggtatttataataaaacaaaaattaaatagtttataaatttttgttatatgtACTGGTTGTAACTACTGATAATTTATGCACGACCGCACATATACCTTACTTTCACTGTCATTCGAttcccatcatcatcatcatcatcattcacTTTGTCGGCAATATATTGAATGCAACGCTTCAAATAACAAAACTTTCAtccatattaaataataataaaaatataataataattttctccttttaataataaataataataatataaattgtgaaatttaatgttttattattcatgTTAAGATCGGGACTTGGTTCACTCAGACGAGACCTTGGTAAAAGTTCATTGACCTCATCATCGTGTACAAAATTAATTGGCAGTACACATCGTAAAAATAAAGCATCAATGATATGGAAAAAAGGATGGAAAGGATGGAAAAAGCTAGGTGCATTTAGTAGTCCATCAAAAATTGGTGGTAAGttgtttatgattattttttttgttatattgtcAGTGGGCCAATTgagataaatgataattaataaaaataacaatttctaATCCAGTCAACTGGATGATTAAAGTCCAATTTACGTACAGCCTTGAAACATGAATATTTAAAGTTGTTTAAATCCTtgaaattgacaaaaatatttaactttcaactgctatattttttaaacaaaacagTAAAGtccatttgtttgtttttttttaatttttttttttttttcttacgtcaattatcattgttgtatataaaattttgactagttaattttttaataaaacgttaacatcaaaattttttaaaaacaaaaatataaaatttgcaaattcatttgttattaaataagtccaaaaaaaattaccaattttaaaaataattatttcaaaaactaAACGGTCAATCATTCCCAAAGTAAAAATaacagataaataataatttaaataaattacatgatgaaattttaaataaattgttacttacattaaactaaaataataactaaaataaagacaaaaaaaaattgtaaaagttTAACCTTTAGATGTCACAGATTgctatgaattattaattcagCATCGTTTGATATAAATCATGAGACAGTGTACACAACATGTGAcgcaataatattatcatttcttagcaacttgaaaaatatttaataacattacTATGTTTCTCGAAATTATATTGCACGATATTCATGcgtgtataaatttttttattttcttctttctttCTTACACAAAAAGAAGAAGAGACAGTTAATTATTGGTGATGGTCAGCAGGAGGTCAGTCAATGAATAACCTGGCCACAtctgaatatattatttctttgttaatatatccaaaaaaaaaaaataacaaaaatatttttataaaatttattaaattacatattacaaattaatttaatttttcactaattttttcaacagctgataaaattttaagcattattaatttattttcttcatcacgTTTTTTAGTATAatctaaaaattcattaattttattaataattattgaatcattattatcatcttgattttttttcatttttttaaaatgatttatatcaAGTGGTGGTTCTCTTGTACGCTTTGCGTGATTAACAGTAGTTTGAATAATTTGCAGCTGTTTTTGATGGATCATTCGTGATtcatttatcgtatttttacgtgtatttgttaatttacaaACACTTATAGTGGGCGttgattcaaatttttcatttatcctaaaattaaatatacaaaataattattttaaaaaaaaaacaaaaaaataaatatatattttaccttgATCTTGTTAATTCTTCTTGAGCTTGTATTGGTGTATCttcatcataatatttttgatcatgattttgtaaaaaaaattttgtctcaATGGGTGAGCATGAAGGGGAAATTTGCTCATCGGGTGGTGTGACTGACACACAAAGAAATTCGTGGGGGTCTACctcctcttcttcttcttctataTTACCAATTGGTTGCTCaatattttctcttttcatTGATTTGTGATGGTCTTGACCAAGGACAATCTCATCAATTGCACTGTAAAATGGCCAGGATACATCATCTGCcttatttttatcaccaataactggattttttaattcctttaaattataaattaatatattaataaatagtttatttataatttacatttaatatatataatcatgtgtataattataaaaaatttatataagatAATTTATTGACAGACGGGGTCAAAAGAAACAGCTTACTTTGTACTGTTGAAGTAGATTtgaccactttttttttaatactcgaAAAGGAACGTCAGCCATTATCGTTGGAAATTCTTGTTTCATCTGTCGTAAAATAAATctatgcaataaaaaaatcatattaatattttaaaaaatataatagttaaatagaaaaaaaaaaaaaaaaaacatttaaaattacttactcCCATCCAGCTTGAGCAGAATATTTACGTccagtaaataatttatcattttcttttctcaAACAGATAAAtcttgatgttaaattttctgtccctataaataataaataaacataaacaattgaataataattttaaaaatgaaataatacttACATCTAAATTTTACGTGTTGATAAATTTGCGTCATTTTATAATCTTGATAATCATTTTGAACTCTTCATAGTAACAGATTTAAATGCGTACTGAAATGTAGACCTTGTTTGAGTCCATAGCTGATGacgatgatgttgatgatgatgatgatgatgatgatgttgatgggTCATGGGGGATAAGAGTGGGCggttttaaaagaaatataagaAGGAGGCTGTAAGACGTATCTGTCATACAACAAGTACACTTTATACTTGTACAATTTTAATGTCGATTAAGAGAGggaatatatacatatatctgtataaaataatactacGCAAACTCATTGCTTCATGTTGACTATGAATTacgaaataataatgttgattttttattattattcctaTAACTATAAAGtacttttaatataaaattttaagtaaataaaCTGCATCGCCATCTCGCTAAACAACTAGtcaacttgattttatttttcccaaTGCCGTTATCGACCCAAAgaccttattatttatttattaactctttctttattcatttattcaatccattaatttttcatcttgtcATTCAAGTTtcattttcaatgttttttttttttttttaatttataaatttttatttctattaaattaaatgatttacaTATCGCAACACATTGGAAGTGAAGATAAACCAGACATATAtcagctcaaaaaaaaaaaacaattacatttttcgaaataaatcatttcgaaatatttttttttcgaatttcgattttttttttctttttggtcCATCATAAACTGGCGCCATCTCTAAAAGTTTTAAACAATTCTCATATTCTTGtctctttaatatatatatataatattatttttatataatattatcctCTTTACTCTTGGAGAGTCTGGCTCCATTCCATTGCAATATTTCCCCTCTTTTCTTCATTCAACATATCTCTCAAATACACTCAAACAATCATTGTTATATGTATAGTTTTACAAAcacaaatacataaaatacaatatatatatatttatataaaaaatactcttTAAAATTCCCCTCCCCCCACTACTATTTCCGTTCGGCTATTCAACCTCCCTCAGTGCGCGAACCGCGAAGCCCGTAGAACGAACAACCGCCATcatgcaatatattttttactcataaataaatatacaatatattaaaaattttttttttttttttaattaaagctttaattataaattttataaacacgtgtatttaattatttattaattttatatattttatttttaaaaattgttgtagatttttttttttcatttaaataataaattttaaccgGCCTTGAATTTACAaaggaattaaaaataaatataaaagaatttttttatttttcatattatattgtgttttatttatttaaaaaaaaaaaattattatattaatataaaattgccaAGTTTAGTGTGAGTGATTAGAgacatagaaattttttttttttaaataataatcacagtGAATCCTCAGGGCAGCCTCCTCCAGGGATTTACATAACGGAGGAggctgataatatttatttaaaaacaattaataaattaaataataataatggaagAAATGCAAAATGGAGTAGTTCTTATTAAATGtgagttaaattaatttaattaaattattttttcatgtattttttttggtgcATTGAGCTTTGATCTAATTCTAGTCTTGTTGAAATTTATGCATGTTTGAATATAAAGCTACTCATACAAGAATAGAAgctgtatataaatatatgtaaaaaaaaaaaaattcgaaaagcATTCGAAATCGAAATGAAACAAAAtcgaaattataaatgaaacgaaatatcaaattatgatagaaaaaaattgtatcaaaaaaaaatgatatcctgatgatagtggtggtggtgttgttggtgGCAAATGCCCGAAGAAGGGAAGATGTTAAAATGAGGAAAGGGAATGACACCCATGGTGATTTTTAAACTAGACAGTCGCAACGTTGCCAGACCTTGGTTGAGGGAATACTAAATAAATCCCAAGTTCACCATGAGTTTCTCTCTCAGAGGACTTACAACTTTgagcattttttaaaactcattttatttttttatcctctgAATTCACAAGAACTAATAAAACaagtaatatataataataataaaatctccTCACCTTGCAAAAGAGTTTCtttcaccttttttttattattatttttttttttttcttttggcaATAATACCATTGGAACTTGAGTACTCTTATGTCGTTGTATTCAAGGCAATTGGTAAATGGAcacttgaaattatttgtccaaaacaaatataaaaataattttttttcatttaaatttcaatgacaatttacacaagaaatatttaaaaaaaaaaaaagagacataAACACGAAAGCTTTCTAaatttatactaaaaaaatatacaaaaaaaaaaaagttgtttttctttttcatttaaagttatattaataaataaattttaatgtttaaattctaattttgtataataatatatataaaatacaccaGTGGGAATGACCCATCGAAtggcaaataatttaaataccgGAAGTTGGTTTATTTAACTTGGCAAAGGACGTTATTGTACCCGCataattaaactaaaaaataaaccattaaattattcctttcaaataaaaaaattaatactctTATTTACTTCGTCTAAACAATATATCTCAAactatttatatgtatattttaaattttctaaatcttatattataatgtaaaaatattgttataaattttgtaactCTGTTCCCTGTTAATGGAGTAATCTGTTgggaatataaataaataaataaataaataaacacatacATATTCTATTGTTGTTGTCCCCTTTTTTGTGTGGACAAAAGCCACACACACGTGacactgtaattttttttttcttctatatatCAGTGTGACATTACATGCATTTCATAAACCGCCTGTTGCATATACTCGTCATATATATCTAATgctctattataaaaaaatcatatatataaataaaaataataataataaaaaatggcttttaaaaatttaaatcacacACGcgtatatgaataaaaaaaaaaataaaatcattgactaAGTCAAACATCCGGAAATTCATTGTATCTCATCatttattcaatcaattgACTCTTTTGtttagtatatttattattatttattttatttattaaaattattataaaaaaaaaataaataaattaaaaagtaacaTAGCCATTTATGTTGTGTGGCGCGTGCACCGCATCGTATACCCACACGTTGTATTTTTAAGGACAATGGCATCTCGTACAATTTCTTATttcgtatataaaaatatagatagacatgatgatgatgatgatgatgatgggtgCGTGAGTTTGTGCGTGcatgtttgtatataaaaaaataaattaataaataaataaagagagaaagaaatttatataaaaaaaaaagagttaattCATGCTCCAAACAcagatagaaaatttaaaaaaaaaaaaaaaaaaattaaatatattatggaAGGGAATAACACACAAtgtgtatataaatgtattgaaGTCATACTGAGCTTatatgagagaaaaaaaaaaaaaaagaaaaaatttatatacatttgttGGAGGTGGAAATAAATGAGGaggctaaagaaaaaaaagtcatgaGCTGAAACACCAGTAATAAGACTCAAGTTACCCTCACATGGTGTtgtgtatatgtgtatttaatattgaggTTTTGGACTTTACATGATACATAATattgtactatttttttttttttcttttggttaAATAGtggttaaatattatattgagtttaaattgatattttgctatgtattttgatgtttaaaatataacgaaaatattatattgatgtaTAAAACATGATATTTGgttgattttttaacaacCCTTTTATGTTTGCACATGAGAAAGCTAACGTGACATACGTATATTGCACATCTTGCCAAGAAATCAAgcaaaaaagattaaaattgtGAGCAAGTGAGTTGAAATATAAACGTGAAAGCCTGATCATtctggtttttatttattattatttaaatttgtttatttattatttcatttattggTTAGTttgattaattgttaatttattagttgattaatttattgattaatacggttatatttgaattttatttgcttagtcatttgttttttttttttttcatcaatttgttcattcattttcattaatttattaaattaattattgattaattgattaattttttaatttattagtttatttgctaatttattttctaaattgtttatttttattagcttattttctatatttttttaaatttatttacttttttaaatttcaataattttattggtttatttttcaatttgtttatttatttatttaatcatattaatttttttttttttttaaatagttttacagtaatatgtaaaaaaaaaaatcaagtctaTTCCAAGTCCAAGGTTTATGAGTTATTTTATAGGTGTAATATTATGTagacgatttaaaaaaaaaaaaaaaagtcttatcttttttatctCTTCACAACATACACACTCACActatatttgatttataaaaaaaaaaaaagaaattaaaattaaatttctttaaaagTAAAccttttagaaaataaaagctattattattttttttataatatataaactacaaaaaaatttagaaaatataaaatagattttatatttttcaatataatattaaaaaatctatttcaatttatttatttttttaatcgtaattgtttataatacaTCTTGTGAtgtataaaaaacatattaaacaATGatcagtgattttttttttcaactcacaTATTTGTACTGAAAcaattatcgttttttttttctcacaattCGAGGCcaagttataataaaatagagtTGTGGAATATTACCTGCTTAGTCAATGAGGAAGCTGCATTAAAAAATCCGTATTAAAACaaagatgaaaattaataaaaaaaaaaccataatacacataaaaaagtttttaaaaaaaaaaaattgatttcaaTTTTGTGTGTCTGTATATCCGTATGACATCCGTTTGTCTAACGAAGCTAAATTACTTTATAGAGCCTAGTACCCGCATTATAATTCCCACGTTTCTAACATTGCATATACAcaagtttaatataaaaaaaaattaaaaaaatttccccGAATGTCAATGTTGATGTATACCcaagaaatataatatactcatatataaataaaattatcttgtaCCTAAAACttgatagtaataattttgtgtgtgttttttttttttatataatattgttgtttgttgcaacatgcatatatatatcttataaATAGATACTTCCGTCATTCGATGAACGAGTGTACATAcacatattaatatttgtaagaGGGGAAACTTAAATCCATCAAGAATTGCTTGGTCAAGCGTGTGCTGGACCtgcttgtatattattttactatatatCTACTTATTGACTTGTCTATGTACAAACtatttaatacatatatacatatgttttttttttttaaatcacacaGACATTATTGTCAAGCAGATTACAAGCCAACTGTAATGGtagaactatttttttttttttaaattgtgtatGTGTTTCTAACAACGACGACGAgtcatacttttttaaattcatatttttctctCACACTCTGATAGTTGGCCAGTCAAACGACAAGCTGCTGTTGTTATTGCATTGAGAAATAAACTCGTGAACGATTAAATGCgaataggtatatatatctaGTTGTATTTCAAGTTTCTCCCGGGGGCACATACAAGAAACAACCTGTAGGAAGTCTTATTTCTAAATATGGTGTTTTTCGAtatcgaaaaatattattttttttcttactatagtttattatttatctacatATTGAGTGATTAATTAGAAatacttaaaatatatatttatatttattagatGAGCCAAGATCGAGGTGTCAATCTTGGGATGACGTAGGTGGAACAGCAAGAATGGAGACAATAACAAAACGTCAAGATCAAAAACCtcaaccacaacaacaaatacaacaacaacaacagccacAACAATCACCACAACATACAGTACTTGAAGCAACAAATTCAAATGCATCAGGTCATTCAATTAAAAGTGAAGATTCATGGTGTTCAGCATCTGATCATGAACATTCATCAGATGATGAAAgtgaaaaaagtaatattagTGTTAAAAGTAATTGTCAATTACGTAATACATTACATAAAGCTAAAACATTATGTGATAAATGGAGATCACAAAATATAAGACTGAATAATACGACAAATGAAACACCAATTGATAGTGGTGTTAATAATCAAGGTAGATTATCAAGATGGTTTAGCATTAGACGTGGATCAACACATCAATATGAtattgattcatcatcatctgataCATCAACTGCATTATTATGTAGTCCAGttaaacaacaacatcaacaacaacaacaacaatcatcaCCTTTATCATCAACGCCAATTCAACAATCTCCATCAACACATATTTCACCAATGTCTCGTTTAACAgaggtaaatatttaatttaatattcaattcaatttttccatTGTACTCGTGCATGTACACttagtatataatttattttacatatttttaatcaattgttttttttctttttgttttaattctctttgttaaataaattaggtTGAAGAGGAGAGTTACGTGACAGGATCAAGTGTGTCAACGTCAGCTAGTGCTACAGCAATGATGCAGTTTCAATGTATACATCATAGACGTCAAGCACCACCAACATTACCACCAGCACCACCCAATCTGACACCACAACAATTAAAACGACGTCATATTGTTGCTGCTATTGTTCATTCAGAAAATAGCTATGTTGCTACACTACAAAGACTTGTTaatgttagttttttttattattttaattttatatctctCGCAaacatttcattatatttaattatgtcaataataataataacaacttaAATTATTGACTTGtttttatataggtatatatttttttttcttttttcaggattataaaaaacaattggaaGAATCATCACCACCAGTATTGAGTCAAACTAAAATAGCAACATTGTTTCATCGTTTACCAGAAATATTACAGTGTCATACATTATTTAGAATTGCATTAGCTGAATGTGTTAGATCATGggataaagatgaaaaattggGTGATGTTTTTGTTGCTAATTTTAGTAAAGCAATTGTACTAGATATTTATAGtggatttattaataatttttccgtTGCAATGGATTTAGCTAAACAAGaatctaaaagaaaaacagctttaaatgatttttttaaggtAAAACAAATAAGTGCCCATGATAGACTTTCATTTTTTGGATTAATGGTAAAACCAGTACAAAGATTTCCTCAATTTATACTATTTcttcaggtaaaaaaaaaaacaaaatatatgatttaattttattaacatgtaATTGtttgtcaatataaaaaattcttaattaatattaaatttttaattttaaggatCTTTTAAAACATACACCACAAGGTCATGATGATCGTATGTCATTACAATTGGCTTTAACACAACTAGAAAGTCTTGCTGAAATGTTAAATGAAAGAAAACGTGAAGCTGAACAATTTCAAGCATTTAAAGAAATGTTACGTCATGTATCAGGAAAATTATCACATCGTCCactttcttcatcatcacGTTATTTAATTCGTGAAGATAATGTTACACAATTAGAATTTAATCAAAATGGAATGATAACAAAATCAAAACGTCGAAGATTACTGCTATTAAATGATCTTGTTGTTTGTGTATCAGTTACACCAAgatcaattgatgatttttcaagTAGTGAAAGATTAACGCTTAAATGGACGTATCCAGTGTCCGACATTGaggttaataaataaataaataaataaatttaatgttatttattgtcatttaaattaattatatatttataatatgtagATTCAAGACACTAGTACATCACCAACATTAAGTCGTTTACTCACGGCGGGATTAAACAAAGGCGGTAGTTTAAAGTCAGAAAAAAGTGGTGGAATGAATGAGAGTAGTCAAGCTGGTGCCGACAGTATTTGTGCTGAGATGAATGATCTTATGCATGATTACGAGGTTGTATCAAGGATAAGTGACCTCGTAACACAACTCAAGGGAACATACgaggtaataatttttattatctttataattggtaaatagaatttatttagatttaaaatttctggtttttatttatttattttttttcatagggAATGACAGTAGcaacaacaaaacaaatattacaaTCAATACAATCATCAATACAACAAAAAGATGAAGATATGATATGGG from Aphidius gifuensis isolate YNYX2018 linkage group LG5, ASM1490517v1, whole genome shotgun sequence includes:
- the LOC122857250 gene encoding rho guanine nucleotide exchange factor 10 isoform X2, encoding MASGNSGCSGTCLSVPSVSSTRCVNLEFPPPPPYPPPKNEQLHNQHNGGIVGAGGGIKNYQNLKNTQKLIQDYSYACYEGPGPSRPYSSNGTIFYPNYIMDNPGSRQHWAAAYHLHRKPPVRDPSKRHTYVTRYGTEENIYEEITEIRQCQMGISSSRRSLVAEEVRRVQFGHRRILGELNLSVEAMLMPSMNEDNEEHCQLSDNHQINDRKKNSSALFLCNDDSMAPVGCDLDSGFSGSSSASYRSGLGSLRRDLGKSSLTSSSCTKLIGSTHRKNKASMIWKKGWKGWKKLGAFSSPSKIGDEPRSRCQSWDDVGGTARMETITKRQDQKPQPQQQIQQQQQPQQSPQHTVLEATNSNASGHSIKSEDSWCSASDHEHSSDDESEKSNISVKSNCQLRNTLHKAKTLCDKWRSQNIRLNNTTNETPIDSGVNNQGRLSRWFSIRRGSTHQYDIDSSSSDTSTALLCSPVKQQHQQQQQQSSPLSSTPIQQSPSTHISPMSRLTEVEEESYVTGSSVSTSASATAMMQFQCIHHRRQAPPTLPPAPPNLTPQQLKRRHIVAAIVHSENSYVATLQRLVNDYKKQLEESSPPVLSQTKIATLFHRLPEILQCHTLFRIALAECVRSWDKDEKLGDVFVANFSKAIVLDIYSGFINNFSVAMDLAKQESKRKTALNDFFKVKQISAHDRLSFFGLMVKPVQRFPQFILFLQDLLKHTPQGHDDRMSLQLALTQLESLAEMLNERKREAEQFQAFKEMLRHVSGKLSHRPLSSSSRYLIREDNVTQLEFNQNGMITKSKRRRLLLLNDLVVCVSVTPRSIDDFSSSERLTLKWTYPVSDIEIQDTSTSPTLSRLLTAGLNKGGSLKSEKSGGMNESSQAGADSICAEMNDLMHDYEVVSRISDLVTQLKGTYEGMTVATTKQILQSIQSSIQQKDEDMIWADSCCLQLMTKQGQMYTFQTDNPLVKKDWITELRLAQLALDPNNSPSWEVPEQEQRPSTKMPLFVSSQSVYHSQHKSEVRCGCYYTTQNPKPTRRRSTRNPQSYLWICTGDGVSSHVTVFNQSTSTNSSAITLKKVSTFDLFETRVAAIEFIRGYDNTNNNNTIKCGDQVWMGTDSRKIIIYSASEPEKHEEICNLTVNGSVIQIKYHCDNVFVALGNGTLIIYKRQIDGTWGITSDTSIITLGNDPVACLMPINSTVYAACGKKVWVLSGLTGEIIKNFSVQHEHLGNVKLMAHSGVGLWVALKNSSTVCLYHTETFKHLQDINIASNILRVTKSSILDKLSASSSSNNCSNSNDNNNSQLSVTVTALMACKGLLWVGTNVGISLTIPLPRLEGVPIISGRVNISYHAHFGPITFLLAIQNNKNWITSGKDEQIINNNDQEIELQQLKNQQAEDETNQRNRTNSIINESSAASSTASSSSFSYNVDKLKQHLSGSPVALRRKRNKDNDYRGSKTLPRGFGGVLSNNTTTNGLLSTSITSSQSSGENCDVYGLYSELMHLKDYDNDNNSGIDPIYESLRRSDPELAAIPNKVNTLDRRLKMKITRPRSLDLSNWSVDSHASSLYTSSGSEENINNKNGKLSRNSSTTSRTIRTTFNLEVPNTNSNNNIIINNNNNENNNTQVRILNNKTTGTTKRININSNNSNNNNNNNGNSNSKTQQQIEQPKRTVLTLMGGRGYVNWRQLNTSNHQQQQPFLSDKNTKAAAYKEPNSNDAHIVLWEMKL
- the LOC122857250 gene encoding rho guanine nucleotide exchange factor 10 isoform X1 produces the protein MASGNSGCSGTCLSVPSVSSTRCVNLEFPPPPPYPPPKNEQLHNQHNGGIVGAGGGIKNYQNLKNTQKLIQDYSYACYEGPGPSRPYSSNGTIFYPNYIMDNPGSRQHWAAAYHLHRKPPVRDPSKRHTYVTRYGTEENIYEEITEISRQCQMGISSSRRSLVAEEVRRVQFGHRRILGELNLSVEAMLMPSMNEDNEEHCQLSDNHQINDRKKNSSALFLCNDDSMAPVGCDLDSGFSGSSSASYRSGLGSLRRDLGKSSLTSSSCTKLIGSTHRKNKASMIWKKGWKGWKKLGAFSSPSKIGDEPRSRCQSWDDVGGTARMETITKRQDQKPQPQQQIQQQQQPQQSPQHTVLEATNSNASGHSIKSEDSWCSASDHEHSSDDESEKSNISVKSNCQLRNTLHKAKTLCDKWRSQNIRLNNTTNETPIDSGVNNQGRLSRWFSIRRGSTHQYDIDSSSSDTSTALLCSPVKQQHQQQQQQSSPLSSTPIQQSPSTHISPMSRLTEVEEESYVTGSSVSTSASATAMMQFQCIHHRRQAPPTLPPAPPNLTPQQLKRRHIVAAIVHSENSYVATLQRLVNDYKKQLEESSPPVLSQTKIATLFHRLPEILQCHTLFRIALAECVRSWDKDEKLGDVFVANFSKAIVLDIYSGFINNFSVAMDLAKQESKRKTALNDFFKVKQISAHDRLSFFGLMVKPVQRFPQFILFLQDLLKHTPQGHDDRMSLQLALTQLESLAEMLNERKREAEQFQAFKEMLRHVSGKLSHRPLSSSSRYLIREDNVTQLEFNQNGMITKSKRRRLLLLNDLVVCVSVTPRSIDDFSSSERLTLKWTYPVSDIEIQDTSTSPTLSRLLTAGLNKGGSLKSEKSGGMNESSQAGADSICAEMNDLMHDYEVVSRISDLVTQLKGTYEGMTVATTKQILQSIQSSIQQKDEDMIWADSCCLQLMTKQGQMYTFQTDNPLVKKDWITELRLAQLALDPNNSPSWEVPEQEQRPSTKMPLFVSSQSVYHSQHKSEVRCGCYYTTQNPKPTRRRSTRNPQSYLWICTGDGVSSHVTVFNQSTSTNSSAITLKKVSTFDLFETRVAAIEFIRGYDNTNNNNTIKCGDQVWMGTDSRKIIIYSASEPEKHEEICNLTVNGSVIQIKYHCDNVFVALGNGTLIIYKRQIDGTWGITSDTSIITLGNDPVACLMPINSTVYAACGKKVWVLSGLTGEIIKNFSVQHEHLGNVKLMAHSGVGLWVALKNSSTVCLYHTETFKHLQDINIASNILRVTKSSILDKLSASSSSNNCSNSNDNNNSQLSVTVTALMACKGLLWVGTNVGISLTIPLPRLEGVPIISGRVNISYHAHFGPITFLLAIQNNKNWITSGKDEQIINNNDQEIELQQLKNQQAEDETNQRNRTNSIINESSAASSTASSSSFSYNVDKLKQHLSGSPVALRRKRNKDNDYRGSKTLPRGFGGVLSNNTTTNGLLSTSITSSQSSGENCDVYGLYSELMHLKDYDNDNNSGIDPIYESLRRSDPELAAIPNKVNTLDRRLKMKITRPRSLDLSNWSVDSHASSLYTSSGSEENINNKNGKLSRNSSTTSRTIRTTFNLEVPNTNSNNNIIINNNNNENNNTQVRILNNKTTGTTKRININSNNSNNNNNNNGNSNSKTQQQIEQPKRTVLTLMGGRGYVNWRQLNTSNHQQQQPFLSDKNTKAAAYKEPNSNDAHIVLWEMKL